CTGGGCGCTTGTCTCCACGGGCTTGGTCGCGGGCATCACGCGCTCGGTCACGGCCACCTGAATCGATGAGATCCATGAGAGAACACCTGCGAGGAGCATTCCATGAGTGAGGCGGACATGATCGACGCCCTTCGATCGGCGCTCTCCGCTGCGCTGGTCCTGGCGCTGCCGCTGCTGCTGGTGGGCCTCCTGGTCGGTCTGATCTCGGGTCTGGTGCAGTCGCTTTCCAATGTGCAGGATGCGGCCGCGGCCTTCGCGCCGCGACTCATCGCGGTGGCGCTGGTGGCGATCGCCCTTGCGGGTTGGATGGGATCGAAAGTCATCGACTTCGCCGTGACCATGATGGGAGGTGGCGGGTGAGCCTCTCCGCAATCGCAGTGGCAGGCGCGGCGCGGGCCGCCGGCGCGGCGGTCTTCGCTCCCGCGTTCACAATGATTCCGTGGCGCTTTCGTCTGGCCTTCGCGGCGGCGGCAGGATGGGCCGCGGCGCCGATCGCCGCAGGCGACGCGATGGTGACCTCGATCTCGCTTCCGGAGATCGCCGTTGAGGCGGCCATCGGCGCCATGATCGGCTTGCTCGCCGCGATTGCGGTCGAGGCGCTGCGCGTCTGCGGTCACGTCATCGGCGAGCAGATGGGTCTCTCGCTCGCGCAGGCCTACGACCCCGCCATCGACGGCGAGGCCAGCAGCGCCGAGGCGTTGCTCGCCTGGAGCGCCATCACCATCTTCGTGGCGGTGGGCGGAATCCAGACGGTGGCGATGACCGCCGCCACGAGCGTGCGCACGCTGCCGCCGGGATCGTTCTTCCAATCGGGCATCGCCAACTCGGCGGCCTCGCTGCTGGACGCGGCGATGCTGGTGGGTTTCAAGGCATGCCTGCCGGTGGTGGGCGTGCTCGCCGCCGTTTCCGCGGTGGCGGCGCTGGTGGTGCGCATCGTGCCGGGATTCTCAACCTTCTCCGCAGGATTCGGCCCGCGCGCCGCCACGGGCCTTGCCGCCGCGGTGGCCACCTGCGGCGTCATGTGGGCGGCCGAAAATGCCTTCATCCAGGACTCGCTCGCACGCATCGCCCGGGAGGTGGCCCCCTAGATGCTCGGAGATTCCGCCGAACGCATTCACCCGCCCACGCTTTCGAAGCGCGAGCATGTCCTTGCCCAGGGCCATGGTCCGAGGGCCGTCTGGCTCGCGTCGTTCCTGGGAATAATGTTCTTCGGTGCCATCACCGCGGTGGCAGCGCCGATGCAGATCCGTTCGCTGCTGGCGATGGCTCGGCGACTGTTCCTGCTGACACCATCGGACAAGTCCGCATCTTTGCTCGCTGAAGCGATCGAGCCTGCCTTGTGGCTGGTTGCCTTCGCGTTTCTGGCTGCGCTTCTGGCGCATGCGGCTTCCCACTGGGCGTGGATCCGCATGGGTCCCTGGAAGATGAGGCCGCGCACTTCGATCCTGTCGCGCATCGGTCCGGTCTTCGCGGGTCTGGTCACCGCGGTCGCGACCTTGGCCGCGAGTCTGGCTTTCGCCTGGCCCTGGCTGGCCAACATTTCCAACTGGAGCAGGGGATCGCTTTCGAGTGTGCTGGGATCGGCGCTGGGCATGATCGGCATGACCGCGCTCGGCGCGGCGATCGTGCTGTTCGCGGCGTCGCTGCTGCAGCGATTCAAGGCGCGAAGCACCTTTGAAGCGGGCATCCGATTGACTCGGGCCGAAGCGAAGGAAGCGGCCCGTGAATCTGGCGAAGGCCGTGCGACGCGGCGACGGCCGCAGCACCCGCGGGGAGGACGCTCATGATCCCTCCCAAGCCCGCGCTGCGAATGGAATGGCTCGTGCCCGCGGCCTTCATCGGGCTGGTGGCCGTGCTGGTGGTGCCGCTGCCGCCGATGGCGATGGACGCGCTGATCGCGGTGAACTTCGCGCTGAGCGGATTGGTGCTGGCCACCGCCGCCAACATGAAGAAGCCGCTTGATTTCAGCGTGTTTCCAGCGCTGGTGCTGGGCACCACGCTGCTGCGGCTGGGCATCAACGTGGCCAGCACGCGGCTCATCCTCGGCATGGATGCGGCCACTCCCGAAGCGGGCCGCGCCGTGGCGGGTTCGGTCATCGAGGCCTTCGGTGAAATCGCCGCAGGTCGCAATCCCATCGTCGGCCTGAGCGTCTTCGCAATGCTGGTCGTGGTGCAATTCGTCGTGGTGACCCGCGGCTCAGTGCGCATGGGCGAGGTGTCGGCTCGCTTCGCGCTGGACGCGCTGCCGGGAAGGCAGATGGCCATCGATGCCGATGTGGCCTCCGGCGCCATCACGCCGACCGAGGCGAGCCAGCGCCGCGATGTCGTGCTGCGCGAGGCGGATTTCCACGGCGCGATGGATGGCGCCGGTCGCTTCGTGCGCGGCGACGCGGTTGCGGGCATCGTGATCGTGCTGGTCAACATTTTGGGCGGATTCCTGGTGGGAATGATCCAGAAGAATTGGAGCATCTCCGAGTCGCTGCGCGTCTTCACGCTGCTTGCCGTCGGCGACGGATTGGTGACGCAGATTCCCGCCTTCCTGGTGGCGACCGCCTCAGGCCTGGTCGCGGCCAAAGCTGCCAGCGGCGAAACCCTGGGAACGGAAATCCCGCGTCAGCTTGGTGCCCGTCCCGTCACGCTCTGGATCGTCGCCGGATTGCTTGCGGGTCTCTCCGTCACTCCGCTTCCGACCGCGCCGCTGCTGGGTGCCTCGATGCTTCTGGCCGCGGCGGCGTGGTGGATCGGCCGCGTGCAGGTGGCGGCGGGCCGGCTCGCCGTCCAGACCGAGCGCGCCGCACTGAGCGCCTCCGAATCGCTGGAGGATGCGCTGTTGATCGAGCCGATCAGCATTGACCTTGGCCTTGACTTGCTGATGCTGGCGCACCAGGAGCGCA
This portion of the Planctomycetota bacterium genome encodes:
- a CDS encoding flagellar biosynthetic protein FliQ, with translation MSEADMIDALRSALSAALVLALPLLLVGLLVGLISGLVQSLSNVQDAAAAFAPRLIAVALVAIALAGWMGSKVIDFAVTMMGGGG
- a CDS encoding flagellar biosynthetic protein FliR, giving the protein MSLSAIAVAGAARAAGAAVFAPAFTMIPWRFRLAFAAAAGWAAAPIAAGDAMVTSISLPEIAVEAAIGAMIGLLAAIAVEALRVCGHVIGEQMGLSLAQAYDPAIDGEASSAEALLAWSAITIFVAVGGIQTVAMTAATSVRTLPPGSFFQSGIANSAASLLDAAMLVGFKACLPVVGVLAAVSAVAALVVRIVPGFSTFSAGFGPRAATGLAAAVATCGVMWAAENAFIQDSLARIAREVAP
- a CDS encoding EscU/YscU/HrcU family type III secretion system export apparatus switch protein; the encoded protein is MLGDSAERIHPPTLSKREHVLAQGHGPRAVWLASFLGIMFFGAITAVAAPMQIRSLLAMARRLFLLTPSDKSASLLAEAIEPALWLVAFAFLAALLAHAASHWAWIRMGPWKMRPRTSILSRIGPVFAGLVTAVATLAASLAFAWPWLANISNWSRGSLSSVLGSALGMIGMTALGAAIVLFAASLLQRFKARSTFEAGIRLTRAEAKEAARESGEGRATRRRPQHPRGGRS
- a CDS encoding flagellar biosynthesis protein FlhA; amino-acid sequence: MIPPKPALRMEWLVPAAFIGLVAVLVVPLPPMAMDALIAVNFALSGLVLATAANMKKPLDFSVFPALVLGTTLLRLGINVASTRLILGMDAATPEAGRAVAGSVIEAFGEIAAGRNPIVGLSVFAMLVVVQFVVVTRGSVRMGEVSARFALDALPGRQMAIDADVASGAITPTEASQRRDVVLREADFHGAMDGAGRFVRGDAVAGIVIVLVNILGGFLVGMIQKNWSISESLRVFTLLAVGDGLVTQIPAFLVATASGLVAAKAASGETLGTEIPRQLGARPVTLWIVAGLLAGLSVTPLPTAPLLGASMLLAAAAWWIGRVQVAAGRLAVQTERAALSASESLEDALLIEPISIDLGLDLLMLAHQERSETGLLPLVAGVRRQLAMELGVVVPSVRIRDDPNLPADSYVIRLRGAAVGGGTLRPGRMLVMDPKGGAPEVAGEPAQEPAFGLPAIWVEDSVARSLEGQGFAIADSGGVLATHLLEVLRKKAWELVTLEETAKMLERLRSRSPNLAAMLAPPTWTLDRIRGILQELLREGVAIRDIEKIAELLVSLPVATQPDQTIAVVRSVVSHDVCDRLITRNSSGNRVLHAVWMDEETMLSSGALAAAQRSVVPEAAAAERLVRCVAPGLRDLLRRGLPAVVVTPLPLRGAVSKALRGRLGDVSVIAREEIPEGVELVLAEATQTEAVK